A portion of the Macaca thibetana thibetana isolate TM-01 chromosome 9, ASM2454274v1, whole genome shotgun sequence genome contains these proteins:
- the LOC126962857 gene encoding ribonuclease P protein subunit p25-like protein, whose product MEHYRKAGSVELPAPSPMPQLPPDTLEMRVRDGSKIRNLLGLALGGLEGGSARHVVFSGSGRAAGKAVSCAEIVKRRVPGLHQLTKLRFLQTEDSWVPASPDTGLDPLTVRRHVPAVWVLLSRDPLDPNECGYQPPGAPPGLGSMPSSSCGPRSRRRARDTRS is encoded by the coding sequence ATGGAGCACTACCGGAAAGCTGGCTCTGTAGAGCTCCCAGCGCCTTCCCCAATGCCCCAGCTACCTCCTGATACCCTTGAGATGCGGGTCCGAGATGGCAGCAAAATTCGCAACCTTCTGGGACTGGCTCTGGGTGGGTTGGAGGGCGGCAGTGCACGGCATGTGGTGTTCTCAGGTTCTGGCAGGGCTGCAGGAAAGGCTGTCAGCTGCGCTGAGATTGTCAAGCGGAGGGTCCCAGGCCTGCACCAGCTCACGAAGCTACGTTTCCTGCAGACTGAGGACAGCTGGGTCCCAGCCTCACCTGACACAGGGCTAGACCCCCTCACAGTGCGCCGCCATGTGCCTGCAGTGTGGGTACTGCTCAGCCGGGACCCCCTGGACCCCAATGAGTGTGGCTACCAACCCCCAGGGGCACCCCCTGGCCTGGGTTCCATgcccagctccagctgtggcccTCGTTCCCGAAGAAGGGCTCGAGACACCCGATCGTGA